In Nocardia sp. NBC_00403, the DNA window GGCGACCTGTCCACCGACTGGTGCTTCTCCGCCCCCGAATGGCACGGCACCCAGCTCTGGGCGGCTTGCGCCGACAACGGTTTCTCGACATTGCAACTCGCGCCCGAGGTGTATACCCCGCCTGCCGATCAGCGCTCGACGGGCGGGGCATGAAACGACGCAGCTGGGTCGCGGCGGCCGCATTCGGTTCGCTCGCACTGCTCCTCATGGTGCTCGGCGCGGCGATCCGCCCACTCGTGATCCCTGATACTCCTTCTCCCGCAGTGATTCTCAACGAGACCGAGATCGGGTTCGTGCAGGATATGACCGCCCATCACCAGCAAGCGCTGGTCATGGTGCAACGCCTGCGGCAGGCTGACGATCCGACGGTGCTGAGGCTCGCGCAACAGATCGCGGATAGTCAACGTCTAGAGATCGGGATGATGCTGGGCTGGCTCCGCCTGGCCGGTACCACCTCCACCAACCCGCATCCGATGGCTTGGATGCACGATACCGATCATCGGGCGCAATCCAGCCACCACCAGGCGACCTCGACCACCGCGGCACCCACTGTCGCCACCATGCCGGGAATGGCCTCCCGAGCCGAACTCGACGCACTGTCCGCGGCCTCGGGCCGAGATGCGGACACCCTGTTCCTGAAGTTGATGCAACGCCACCACTACGGCGGTATCGCCATGGCTCAGGCAGCCGACG includes these proteins:
- a CDS encoding DUF305 domain-containing protein; protein product: MKRRSWVAAAAFGSLALLLMVLGAAIRPLVIPDTPSPAVILNETEIGFVQDMTAHHQQALVMVQRLRQADDPTVLRLAQQIADSQRLEIGMMLGWLRLAGTTSTNPHPMAWMHDTDHRAQSSHHQATSTTAAPTVATMPGMASRAELDALSAASGRDADTLFLKLMQRHHYGGIAMAQAADEQLDGGPVEQIARDMISTQSQEAGLIGLLLTHSARTPE